CCAACAAAGCCGCGTCGTTCCTGGAGCTCGCCCGCGGAAAGCAACGCGAAGGCATGGTCCGCAACAAATCCCTCTATACGGTCAGGCTGGCCTTCGCTACCCTCGCCCGTAGAGACGTGACGCGCGCCATCGAAATCGGTGAGGAGGCGTTGGGAATGGTCGTGAACGAAGTGACCAGCACCCGCACCCTCAACGAGCTGAGAGCGTTCCGCCGCCAGCTGGCCCAGGTCAGCACCTCGACGGCCGCTCGCAGCTTCATGGCGAGGTTTGATTCCACGGTCGTCGCGTGAATTCGGCCGTCGGTGACGGCGGCCGAATTCGATGTCGCCCAGCGACCACCACGCAGGGCGAACACTCTCGCACTATCGGTGGTTGTCCCCCCTTGACGGGTCGGTTCGCGGCCCGAACGTCCGCATGCCCGGACGGGGGTTCGCCGTCCGGTCAGCAGAAAGGCCGACGATGACCCCTTCTGCGCCTACCCACCTCGTCACCCGCGCGTACGACACCGCTGGGGTACGAGAGATGCAGGACGAACTGTTCGCGCTGTACGCCGAGGTATATGCAGATCAGCTGAGCGATCCGTTCTACTCCGTCGAGCGATTCGCCGACCGGTTCGCCGGCCATTCCAATCGGTCCACCTTCCGGCTGGTGACGGGACGAATCGGCACCGAGTTGATCGGTTACGCCTACGGCGGCCCGCTGAGCGCGAACACCCAGTGGTGGAGAGGTCTTCGGGAAGAGATCCCGCCGGACGTCCTCACCGAGGACGGATCGAGAACGTTCGCACTGAACGAGATCATGGTGAAGGCGAGCTGGCGGCGGCGGGGGATCGCCCGTTCACTTCACGACATGCTGCTGGACGGCCGTCCGGAGCGGCGCGCCACGTTGCTCGTCGATCCGGCCAATACGCCGGCGAGGACCGCATACCTCTCCTGGGGATGGCAAATCCTCGGACCCCTGCAGCCGTTCCCGGACGCGCCGGTGTACGACGCGTTGGTCGTCGACCTCCCACTCAGTCACGTCGTTGCGGGATGAAAATCCCATAAATAAGGACGCAACTCCCGCGGACCCCGTTACTCCGGCGAAAGGCTCTCGTTGACCAGTCCGTGCTGACTCCGCGCTCGTACTGCTCCCGGAAGTCAGGGCCGCGGCCCGAACAGCCGACGTCGCGGCCCACTCCGGGAGAACACGTGTTGGCGGTGGCACCGTCCGGTCGGCGGGATCGGCATCGGGCTCACGCGTTGTACTGCAGCCGTCCGCGCCCGGTCGATCGGGCGGCCGGCCACGACGCCGCCTCGGCCCGCGCGCGATAACTCGCCGCGTCCGACAATCCGCCGCGCGCGATAACTCGCCGCCTTCGGGGCCGGAGAACGTCGGAGCTCAGTCCGTCTCGCGCAGCAAGCGAGCGGCGACCGGAAGCTGACTACCGGCCGTCCGGGAGAGGACCTCCCACAGCGTCGGCACCGCGGTCTGGTGGCACCCGCGTGCCGCGAGCAGTGTGGTCAGCCAGTCCCGCCCGTCGCGGAGGACCATCACGTCGTCGGTCAGCAGCGCAGCGGCGAGCGCGTGCAGGGCGTGGTCGACGGCGTACTCGGCTTCGGCGTCCAAGCCGACCAGGCAGTCCGCGCCGATCTCGCCGAGCGCCGTCAACCATTTGCTCAACACCTGAGCAGCCAGCTCCCGGTTCCGGATCAACAGTTCGGCCTGCTCCTCGGCGCCCGCATGGGCGAGCGCGGGCACCGGCTCGACGACCGGGCGCAGCGTGGCGAGCACGTTCCCCGCCTCTCGCGGTGACGCCGCCCAGCCACTGGCGCCCAACGCCAACGCGCGGGACGGGTCGCTGCCGAACGCGCGGCCACCGGCGATCGTGGGGATACCCGCCTCGGCGGCTGCCTCGATGATGCGGCGTGCCGCCGGTAGCGCGGCCGGCATCGAACAACTCACCGCGACGACGTCCGGGTCGAGGCGGTGCAGGTAACCGGCGAGGTGCTGCGCCGGCGTCGAGGCTCCGAGGAACGTCGTCCGCCAGCCGAGATGCCGCAGCGATTCGGCGACGATGCGGGCGGCGAGCGCGTGCCACTCGCGTTCGGCGCACGCGACGACGGCGTATCCGAGCGGCTCTACCGGCTCCGGGATCCAGGCTCCGACCGTTGCGACGGCCGCTTCGCTGACTGCGGTCGCGGCGTGCTCCTGCGCGACCGAGTACTCGCCGCTCTGCCAGCGCTCGCCGACCAACTCCTGCGCCAGGGCGATCAGATCGAGCAGCAGGACGACCGGGTCCACCCCGTCGGCGAGCAGTTCGTTCACCACCTCGACGGCCAGCCGTCGGTCGGCGGCGTCGAGCGCCTTGGCGTAGTTCTCCCGGGCTTCCTCCGGAATACCGCTCACTACTGCTTCACCCCGCCGAAGGCGAGTACGGCGACGTCGTCGGTCGGGCCGATGCCCGTGCCGCTGTACTCGGCGACCGCGATGTCGATCGCCTCGACCAGCGCATGCGGTCCGCTACCGGCATACCCCGCGACGAGCTGGGACAGCCGCCCGAGCCCGTAGCGGCCCGCGGCACCGACGGCGTCCGGCACGCCGTCGGTGAAGAGCAGCATCATGTCGCCCGGTGCCAGCTCCCGGCGTACCTCGGCGTACCGCGCGTCCGGAAGCGCTCCACAGAGCAACCCCTTGACCGGCACGTCTTCCACCACGCCCGACCGGCGAACGATCAGCGGTCGTGGATGGCCGGCGGACGCGAGCGTGACCGAGAGACCCCCGTCCGGGGCCGTCCGGACGCGCGCGCAGATCGCCGTCAGGAATCGGGTGGCCGGCTCACCGCGGCCACCGTCGGCGATCAGGGCCGCGTTGAGCACCCGGAGCAGCTCCGACGGGTTGCGGTCGAAGTAGGCGGCGCCGCGCACGGTGTGCCTCGCCTGGCCGGTGAGGATTGCGGCCTCGGCGCCCTTGCCCGCCACGTCCCCGAGCAGCACGGACCAGTCGCCCGGCTCACCGAAGACGTCGAAGAAGTCACCCCCGATCTCGGCAGTGTGCATGGCGGCCCGCATCCGGGCGCCGATCGCCAGTCCGGGTGTGTCGGGCAGCTCGGGTGCCCGGAGGCTGGCCGCGAGCACCTCGGCCACCCGCGCTTGCTCCGCATAGATCCGGGCGGTGTCGATCGCGATCGCGATTCGCCCGGTCAGCTCCTGCGCGAGCGCGACGTCCTCCGGTTCGAAGCCACGTCCAGCCCGCCGCGCGAGCGTCAAGGTGCCGAACGTTGTCCCGCGCCCGGTCAGCGGAAGAACCAGGAGGTCGGCGGGGCGCAAGCCCAGGACGCCGTCCCTCAACACGCCCGCGGGCACGGTCGCGGCGACGGACTCCGGCACGTGCCCGTCGGCCAGCACGTGCATCAGCTCGGGGCGGCCGGTGGCGAGGACTCGCCCGTGACCGGAGACCTCGCCGAGCACGGGACGGGCGCCCTCCACGGTCACGAATCGATCGGGTGCGTCGGCGCGGATCGCGGTGAATCGGACGCCGGTACGGGTCGGCATCATCAGCTGCGCCCAGTCGGCCAGTGCGGGCACGGTCACGTGCAGCGCACGGCGGAGCGTCCGCTCGGGGTTGAGTGATCCGGCGAGCTGCTTGCTCGCCTCGGCCAGGTGCGCCGCCCGTTCGCGGGCGGTGGCCAACAGCGCCGAATCGTCTAGCTGGCCCAGTGGGGCCTGGGCGACGTACCGCACTGGCTGCTCGAACATCGGGTAGAACCTCTTCAGTTGGGCAGCCCTGCCGGTGGGGAATCCTGCAGGCAGGCTTCCTCGACTGTACCCACCGGTACGCCGGACAGCAGGACGCAGCATGATCGGAGCGGCGGGGACGACGCGGGATCGACGCGGTGTCGGTTCAGTGACCTAGGGACGGTTGGGCGCCCAGCGCGGTGGAACAATTCCCACGTACGGGTCGTCGGGTAGTGGATCCGAAGGGTCTGGCGACCGGTCGGGCAGAGGGAGGGACCGGAGTGATCGAAGACGGCATCTGGCGGCTGGACGTCTCCGTGACCGACGGTACGGCTTGGCTGCGTCCGCGCGGTGACCTCGACATGGAGAGCTCACCCTCGTTGATCCGGTGCGCCCAACGGGAGCACACCGGCGGCGCCAACCGGGTCGTCGTCGATCTGTCCGGGGTGACGTTCGTCGACTCGTCCGGCGTCGGCGCGCTGGTCACGCTCTGGCGGACGATCGGTGAGAGGCCGGGCAGTTTCGCGATCGCCGCACCGTCCCGCGCCGCGCAGTCCGTTCTCGCCACGACCGGCATCGACACCCTGATCGAGCGTGCCGAGGTGCGGCCGCAGGTTCAGGCCGGCTAACCGGGCAGACGTCAGGCCCAGGCACCCAGCCGCGGGCTCCGCGGTGCACGATCGGCGAGGTCGAGCAGCACCCAGTCGACGGAGAGCCCAGCCCACGATTCCGGCAGCTCAGCCGCGTGGGCCTCCGGGTGGCGCTCCGCCGCGACTTGGGCGAGCCGCCGGTCGCCCAAGGCTTCTCCGTACTCGTCCATCCGAGGTTCCCCCGTCTGACGCACCGGG
Above is a genomic segment from Cryptosporangium minutisporangium containing:
- a CDS encoding GNAT family N-acetyltransferase gives rise to the protein MTPSAPTHLVTRAYDTAGVREMQDELFALYAEVYADQLSDPFYSVERFADRFAGHSNRSTFRLVTGRIGTELIGYAYGGPLSANTQWWRGLREEIPPDVLTEDGSRTFALNEIMVKASWRRRGIARSLHDMLLDGRPERRATLLVDPANTPARTAYLSWGWQILGPLQPFPDAPVYDALVVDLPLSHVVAG
- a CDS encoding cobalamin B12-binding domain-containing protein, with the protein product MSGIPEEARENYAKALDAADRRLAVEVVNELLADGVDPVVLLLDLIALAQELVGERWQSGEYSVAQEHAATAVSEAAVATVGAWIPEPVEPLGYAVVACAEREWHALAARIVAESLRHLGWRTTFLGASTPAQHLAGYLHRLDPDVVAVSCSMPAALPAARRIIEAAAEAGIPTIAGGRAFGSDPSRALALGASGWAASPREAGNVLATLRPVVEPVPALAHAGAEEQAELLIRNRELAAQVLSKWLTALGEIGADCLVGLDAEAEYAVDHALHALAAALLTDDVMVLRDGRDWLTTLLAARGCHQTAVPTLWEVLSRTAGSQLPVAARLLRETD
- a CDS encoding GAF domain-containing SpoIIE family protein phosphatase — translated: MFEQPVRYVAQAPLGQLDDSALLATARERAAHLAEASKQLAGSLNPERTLRRALHVTVPALADWAQLMMPTRTGVRFTAIRADAPDRFVTVEGARPVLGEVSGHGRVLATGRPELMHVLADGHVPESVAATVPAGVLRDGVLGLRPADLLVLPLTGRGTTFGTLTLARRAGRGFEPEDVALAQELTGRIAIAIDTARIYAEQARVAEVLAASLRAPELPDTPGLAIGARMRAAMHTAEIGGDFFDVFGEPGDWSVLLGDVAGKGAEAAILTGQARHTVRGAAYFDRNPSELLRVLNAALIADGGRGEPATRFLTAICARVRTAPDGGLSVTLASAGHPRPLIVRRSGVVEDVPVKGLLCGALPDARYAEVRRELAPGDMMLLFTDGVPDAVGAAGRYGLGRLSQLVAGYAGSGPHALVEAIDIAVAEYSGTGIGPTDDVAVLAFGGVKQ
- a CDS encoding STAS domain-containing protein, translating into MIEDGIWRLDVSVTDGTAWLRPRGDLDMESSPSLIRCAQREHTGGANRVVVDLSGVTFVDSSGVGALVTLWRTIGERPGSFAIAAPSRAAQSVLATTGIDTLIERAEVRPQVQAG